The DNA window TAGGGAAGTCCTTCCTGCTGAGCGGCCACAGTCTAGTTCCGAAGCCCCCCGCCAAGATGAGGGCCACCTTCATGCGATCCCCGAGCGAGCTCGGCCCCATTCAATATAACCATGCCTCACGATGGCGAATGATCACAAAGCTGCATCGGGACTATCCTAAATAGGATTGTCATGATCTTCGGGTTATAAAATCATTAATCTTCGGTGAGATTCGGGAGAAGGCAAGCTTAATATTGCCGTTAAAGTCATTAACATGATGGCGGGTGGTCCCGATGAGACTGGTGAGCTTCTGGGGGAAGGGAGGCGTGGGGAAGACCACATGCTCCGCCGCCCTGGCTGCCGGGCTCTCGGAGATGGAGGGGATGAGGGTGCTCCTGCTGACGACGGACATGACCCCCACCCTGTCCAGCGTGCTGATGGCCGAACTGGGTAGCTCCCCCACGAGGGTCGAGGGGTACTCCAACCTGTTCGCCCTCGAGCTGGACGAGAGGGCGGTCATAGAAAGGTGGAAACTCAGGTTCGGTAGGGAGGTCTACGACGTCATCTCATCATTCCTGCCCGTGGAGGAGGACTTCATAGATTACGTGGCTGGGGCCCCCGGAATAGCTGAGCAGTTCATCCTCTACATACTTTACGAGATTCACAGGGAGGGGAATTACGATGTCATCGTTTGGGACACCCCGGCATCCAGCAGCAGCCTGAGGCTTCTCAGGATAGAGAAGGAGGTCTATGATCACATGGGAGAGGCGATAAAGATGTACTTGAGGCTAAAAGGGTTCTTGGACAGGATCAGGAGTAAGGAGGGAAATCCGCTGAAGTTGATAGAGAGCTGGAGGGAACTG is part of the Candidatus Korarchaeota archaeon NZ13-K genome and encodes:
- a CDS encoding ArsA family ATPase, whose translation is MVPMRLVSFWGKGGVGKTTCSAALAAGLSEMEGMRVLLLTTDMTPTLSSVLMAELGSSPTRVEGYSNLFALELDERAVIERWKLRFGREVYDVISSFLPVEEDFIDYVAGAPGIAEQFILYILYEIHREGNYDVIVWDTPASSSSLRLLRIEKEVYDHMGEAIKMYLRLKGFLDRIRSKEGNPLKLIESWRELAGEIFEMLASEDHSAYIVATPERMSYEVSKRIRDELLRFGIRVRGVIVNKYMRAHCEELPMLRRNQDDAVSSFLREFGSVKLLSYYDSEIIGRDRLLSFYRDLSLRLT